In the genome of Thermoanaerobaculia bacterium, the window GACATTGGGAATAGGTTATGCAGGATAGGAGGAGCAGGCCGACGAAAAGAAAGATAATGCGCGAATTACCCAACAAGTGTGGATCGCCATTCATGCGGATCATTGAATTTCCCCCCTGGGTCATGTGGGTTTATGGTAGCACAAATGGGTCGGAGGGTTTAATGAGTTAAAGAGTATTATGGGTTTAAAAAATAATCCTTTCCTTCACTTAGTGGATTGCCGGGGATTGTTTATGGTAACATAATATGATATAAAAAATATCATAGGAGTATGATATGGTATCGGGTGCCAAAAAGATGATGCATGTGCCGCTTCCCCTGGATGTGTACGATCACCTTCGTAGAATGGCGAAGGAAACCAGAATTCCTGCGACCACGCTGGCGCGAAAGGCAATTCGTGAGTGGTTACAACAGCGGGAAAAGGCCAGAGTTTACCAGGATATCCATCAATATGCTGTGGCAGAGTCCGGGGGTGAGTACGAATTCGATGATGATTTGGCCGAAGCTTCCCTTGAAGATGTAAAGGGCGAGTCGTGAGGAGGGGAGATCTTTACTGGACTGACTTGATCCCCAGGTCCGGATCCAAGCAAAAAGGGCGACGTCCGGTCATTCTTGTTTCTCATAACGCCTTTACGTCGGTTCCAACCTGGCAATCTGTCATTGTCGTTCCCCTGACCACATCGTCGAAGGCCAGGATCGGCCCTACCGCGATAGCTCTTTCCCGGGGGGCAGGTGGTTTGAAACAAGACAGTGTTGCCTTGTGTCATCAGGTTACGACGCTGGATCGTGGCCGCCTTGTAGAGCGGATGGGTCAGATCGAAAAAGATGATTTACGGAGAATCGAGGCCGGGCTTATCGTTGCGTTGGATTTAGAAAATTAAAGAATTTATCCGCCTTCGCTATCCGCCGCCCAATCTTTAAAGCTATGGCGGGACAAGATGGATTTGATGGGTAGACGGATCCACGGCCTGCCCTCTGTAGTATTCCCTGGGGGATGATTTTGATAGTGAAGTATTCAACGTGGATAAAGTGAACGAGGAAATGACGAAGTATCTGCGGTGGTCCAGGGGACGTGGTTGAGAGGAATAAGGATTATTTGCATCGTCCAATATGCATTATCAATGCAAAATAGACGATTGGTGGGCAGGGGGTAGGGTGTTTGCTGGCATCTGACAGGCTGGGTAATTGAATATCTGATATTCAATATGCACGCCTGTCGTTCGTTGGTTAAAGGGGGGAAAGTGCTTGGTGAATGGCGGATTCGCTTTCAGGTTACCCTACAAAATGGTGAAAAAGGGATTATTGTAGGGTAATTATTCCATGAGCTTTCTGAGAGGAATTATTTTGTCCTGTTCGGAAGGAAAGCGTTTCATTGCTACTAAAAGTGATTTATGTATTGCGCTTTTCCATCGTTTCGGTACATCGTTCCATCTCTGGGCAAGCAGGGCTCTCTGTTCTTCATTTCCCAGGACATATCCGCCCACGAGAATTGCCTGCCGAAGGTCTTTTTCTGATTTTCCCTTGTTTCTTCTCCGTGGAGAGATGAGCAGCTTATGAAACAAAAAAGAGATGGGGGAGGGTAGCCTGACTTTAAT includes:
- a CDS encoding type II toxin-antitoxin system PemK/MazF family toxin, which encodes MRRGDLYWTDLIPRSGSKQKGRRPVILVSHNAFTSVPTWQSVIVVPLTTSSKARIGPTAIALSRGAGGLKQDSVALCHQVTTLDRGRLVERMGQIEKDDLRRIEAGLIVALDLEN